One window from the genome of Scatophagus argus isolate fScaArg1 chromosome 13, fScaArg1.pri, whole genome shotgun sequence encodes:
- the LOC124068798 gene encoding cytochrome P450 7B1: MTFIMDPFMYPSIIKHGRQLDFHKFSEKVAPVVFGYPPVRSGNYPGLHEEILRSFKLLQGDNLTALTESMMGNLMLVFRQDHMNVSSGEESSWKSASMYDFCNSVMFEATFHTIYGRPASSSRHSEMGMLKENFDSFDTMFPLLVAKVPIRLLRRANASRKKLINYFLPHQMSCWSSTSQFVKRRRELFDQYGTLRAIDKAAHHFAILWASVANTVPACFWAMYYLVSHPVALEVIRQEILDMLNVSGVEFSRDKDVKLGREQLDKLIYLESAINESLRLSSASMNIRVAEEDFCLRLNGERSAAVRKGDIIVLYPQSLHMDPAIYEEPQTFRFDRYIQDGREKTDFYKDGQKLKYYRMPFGSGSTMCPGRYFAINEIKQFLCVLLIYFDIQLEEGQTRVTVDTGRAGLGILLPATNVRFRYRLRTV, translated from the exons ATGACCTTCATCATGGACCCTTTCATGTATCCAAGCATCATCAAACATGGCCGACAGCTGGACTTCCACAAGTTTTCTGAGAAGGTGGCGCCCGTCGTCTTCGGCTACCCCCCCGTCAGAAGCGGGAACTATCCCGGCCTGCACGAAGAGATCCTCCGCTCCTTCAAGCTCCTCCAGGGAGACAACCTCACAGCCCTGACAGAGAGCATGATGGGCAACCTCATGCTGGTGTTTCGTCAGGACCACATGAATGTGAGTTCGGGGGAGGAGAGCAGCTGGAAGAGTGCCAGCATGTATGACTTCTGCAACTCGGTCATGTTCGAGGCCACCTTCCACACCATCTACGGCAGGCCGGCATCCAGCAGCCGCCACAGCGAGATGGGCATGCTGAAGGAGAACTTTGACAGCTTTGATACCATGTTTCCTCTGCTCGTCGCCAAGGTCCCCATCAGGCTGCTGAGACGGGCCAATGCCAGCCGCAAAAAGCTCATCAACTACTTCCTGCCACATCAGATGTCATGTTGGTCCAGCACTTCACAGTTTGTCAAGAGACGGCGGGAACTGTTTGACCAGTACGGTACGCTGAGGGCCATCGACAAAGCAG CTCATCACTTTGCCATCCTCTGGGCGTCTGTGGCAAACACAGTCCCGGCCTGCTTCTGGGCCATGTACTACCTGGTGAGTCACCCAGTGGCCCTGGAGGTCATCCGCCAGGAGATCCTTGACATGTTGAACGTCAGTGGAGTCGAGTTCAGCAGAGACAAGGATGTGAAGTTGGGCAGAGAACAGCTGGACAAGCTTATTTATCTGG AGAGCGCCATCAACGAGAGCCTCCGTCTCTCCTCCGCTTCCATGAACATCCGTGTTGCTGAAGAGGACTTCTGTCTGAGGCTGAATGGTGAGCGCTCGGCGGCCGTCAGGAAAGGAGACATCATCGTCCTCTACCCTCAGAGTCTGCACATGGACCCTGCGATCTACGAGGAGCCACAG ACGTTCCGCTTTGACCGCTACATCCAGGACGGCAGAGAGAAGACGGACTTCTACAAGGACGGCCAGAAGCTCAAGTATTACCGCATGCCGTTCGGCTCCGGCTCCACCATGTGTCCTGGACGGTACTTTGCCATCAACGAGATCAAGCAGttcctgtgtgtcctgctgaTCTACTTTGATATTCAGCTGGAGGAAGGTCAGACTCGAGTCACCGTGGACACTGGCAGGGCTGGACTGGGAATCCTTTTGCCAGCCACAAATGTTCGCTTCCGCTATAGGCTGCGAACAGTTTAA